In the genome of Meles meles chromosome 2, mMelMel3.1 paternal haplotype, whole genome shotgun sequence, one region contains:
- the FGA gene encoding fibrinogen alpha chain gives MFSVKIFCLVLSVVGTVWTTDVKESEFIAEGAVGRGPRIVERQQSACKETDWPFCSDEDWNYKCPSGCRMKGLIDEVNQDFTNRINKLKNSLFDYQKNNKDSNSLTGNIMELVRGDFASANNNDNTYSQVSEDLRSKIELLRRKVIEQVQQIRLLQKNVRDQLVDMKRLEVDIDIKIRSCQGSCSRALERRTDLKYYEDQQKQLEQVIAIDLLPPKNRQQLPQLKMSRAPNTLPGDFKSQLTNAPPEWRALMEMQQMKMMLEGSGRDGNTRGDTASHGTGSVPENPRNPGSSTPGSSGTWNPGSSGPGSSGTWNPGSSGSGSSGTWNPGSSGPGSSGTWNPGSSTPESSGAWNPGSTGPGRDGSWSSGSAGTTSSSSWSSGSSVSTGTWNAGSTGTGSTGPWSPGSSESGSFRPDSLGHGNSRPTNPDWGKFEEVSGSVTPGTKKEFHTGKLVTSKGDKELLIGSERVTSGSGTTTRRSCSKTVTKTVIGPDGRKEVTKEVVNSEDGSDCGDLTHSFAGSLDDLHSRHPDLESFFGTSSTRNIFPSGLSPSHREFDSRTHALGSESDIFTHLGASEFPSGGKTSSHSKQFSSSSTTFNRGDSTFESKSYKVAGEAGTEEEHETFKGGYTTKRGHAKVRSARDCDDVLHTHPSGAQSGIFNIKLPGSSKIFSVYCDQETSLGGWLLIQQRMDGSLNFNRTWQDYKKGFGSLDDKGEGEFWLGNEYLHLLTLRDSVLRVELEDWAGNQVYAEYHLRVGSEAEGYTLQVSSYEGTAGDALIEGSAEEGTEYTSHADMQFSTYDRDRDQWEENCAEVYGGGWWYNSCQAANLNGIYYPGGSYDPRNNSPYEIENGVVWVPFRGADYSLRAVRMKIRPLVTQG, from the exons ATGTTTTCTGTGAAGATCTTTTGCCTGGTCCTGAGTGTGGTGGGCACAGTCTGG ACCACTGATGTCAAGGAAAGTGAATTTATAGCCGAAGGAGCAGTTGGACGAGGCCCAAGAATTGTGGAAAGACAGCAATCTGCCTGCAAGGAGACAGACTGGCCCTTCTGCTCTGATGAAGACTGG AACTACAAATGCCCTTCTGGCTGCAGGATGAAAGGGTTAATCGATGAAGTCAATCAAGATTTTACAAACAGAATAAATAAGCTCAAAAATTCACTATTTGATTATCAGAAGAACAACAAGGACTCCAATTCTTTGACAGGGAATATAATGGAACTTGTGAGAGGGGATTTTGCCAGTGCTAACA ATAACGATAATACATATAGCCAAGTGTCAGAAGATCTGAGAAGCAAAATTGAGCTCCTGAGGCGCAAAGTCATAGAACAAGTACAGCAAATCCGCCTTCTACAGAAAAACGTCAGGGATCAGCTGGTAGATATGAAACGACTGGAG GTGGACATTGATATTAAGATCCGATCTTGTCAAGGGTCATGCAGTAGGGCTTTAGAACGTAGGACAGATCTAAAGTACTATGAAGATCAACAGAAGCAACTTGAACAAGTCATTGCCATAGACTTACTTCCACCTAAAAACAGACAACAATTACCACAGCTGAAAATGAGCAGAGCTCCAAATACGCTTCCTGGGGACTTCAAGAGCCAGCTTACGAATGCCCCTCCAGAGTGGAGGGCACtcatggaaatgcaacagatgaaAATGATGTTAGAGGGGTCTGGTAGAGATGGGAATACCCGAGGAGACACTGCATCTCATGGAACAGGATCAGTGCCTGAAAACCCCAGGAACCCTGGGAGCTCCACACCAGGAAGTTCTGGCACCTGGAACCCTGGGAGCTCTGGACCCGGAAGTTCTGGCACCTGGAACCCTGGGAGCTCTGGATCCGGAAGTTCTGGCACTTGGAACCCTGGGAGCTCTGGACCCGGAAGTTCTGGCACTTGGAACCCTGGCAGCTCCACACCGGAAAGTTCTGGCGCTTGGAACCCTGGGAGCACCGGGCCTGGCAGAGATGGCAGTTGGAGCTCTGGGAGCGCTGGGACGACCAGCAGCAGCTCTTGGAGCTCTGGGAGCTCTGTGAGCACTGGCACTTGGAATGCTGGGAGCACTGGAACTGGCAGTACTGGTCCTTGGAGCCCTGGAAGTTCTGAGTCTGGAAGCTTTAGGCCAGACAGCTTAGGGCATGGGAACTCCAGGCCTACCAACCCAGACTGGGGCAAATTTGAAGAGGTATCAGGAAGTGTAACTCCAGGGACAAAGAAAGAGTTCCACACAGGTAAACTGGTCACTTCTAAAGGAGATAAAGAACTTCTTATTGGTAGTGAGAGGGTCACCTCTGGAAGCGGGACCACCACTCGTCGTTCATGCTCTAAAACTGTTACTAAGACTGTTATAGGTCCTGATGGTCGCAAAGAAGTGACCAAAGAAGTGGTAAACTCTGAAGATGGTTCTGACTGTGGTGACTTAACCCATTCTTTTGCTGGTAGCCTAGATGATCTCCATTCTAGGCACCCTGATCTGGAGAGCTTCTTTGGCACTTCCTCAACTAGAAACATATTTCCAAGTGGGCTTTCACCCTCACACAGAGAGTTTGATAGTAGGACCCATGCTTTGGGCTCAGAATCGGACATATTCACACACCTCGGGGCATCTGAGTTCCCTTCCGGTGGTAAAACTTCAAGTCACAGCAAACAATTTTCAAGCAGTAGTACAACTTTCAACAGAGGAGACTCCACATTTGAAAGCAAGAGCTATAAAGTGGCAGGTGAGGCTGGAACTGAAGAGGAACATGAAACCTTCAAGGGAGGATATACCACCAAAAGAGGCCATGCTAAAGTTCGCTCTGCCAGAG actgtGATGATGTCCTCCACACACATCCTTCAGGTGCCCAAAGTGGTATTTTCAATATCAAGCTACCGGGATCCAGTAAgattttttctgtttattgtgATCAAGAGACCAGTTTGGGAGGATGGCTTTTGATCCAGCAAAGAATGGATGGATCACTGAATTTTAACCGGACCTGGCAAGACTACAAGAAAGGTTTCGGCAGCCTGGATGACAAGGGGGAAGGAGAATTCTGGCTAGGCAATGAATACCTCCACTTACTAACTCTGAGGGACTCTGTCCTTCGGGTTGAATTAGAGGACTGGGCTGGAAACCAGGTTTATGCAGAATATCACTTGAGGGTAGGCTCTGAGGCAGAAGGCTATACCCTGCAGGTCTCTTCCTATGAGGGCACAGCAGGTGATGCTCTGATTGAGGGCTCTGCAGAGGAAGGAACAGAGTATACTTCACATGCGGACATGCAGTTCAGCACCTatgacagggacagagaccagtGGGAAGAGAACTGTGCGGAAGTCTACGGAGGAGGCTGGTGGTACAACAGCTGCCAAGCGGCCAATCTCAATGGCATCTACTATCCTGGGGGCTCCTACGATCCAAGGAACAATAGTCCTTATGAGATTGAGAATGGAGTGGTCTGGGTCCCCTTCAGGGGTGCGGATTATTCCCTCAGGGCTGTTCGCATGAAAATCCGGCCCCTGGTGACCCAAGGGTGA